A genomic segment from Acyrthosiphon pisum isolate AL4f chromosome A3, pea_aphid_22Mar2018_4r6ur, whole genome shotgun sequence encodes:
- the LOC100165146 gene encoding thioredoxin-like protein 4A (The RefSeq protein has 2 substitutions compared to this genomic sequence): MSYMLAHLFNGWQVDQAILSEEDRVVVIRFGHDWDPTCMKMDEVLYNIAEKVKNFAVIYLVDITKVPDFNKMYELYDPCPVMFFFRNKHIMIDLGTGNNNKINWALEDKQEMIDIVETVYRGARKGRGLFVSPKDYSTKYRY, from the exons ATGTCTTATATGTTAGCACATTTGTTTAATGGCTGGCAAGTCGATCAGGCAATTCTCTCGGAGGAAGATAGGGTGGTT gtTATTCGTTTTGGTCACGATTGGGATCCTACATGCATGAAAATGGATgaagttttgtataatattgcgGAAAAAGTGAAGAACTTTGCTGTTATATATTTAGTAGACATCACCAAAGTAccagattttaataaaat gtatgaaTTGTACGATCCATGCACAGTTATGTTTTTCTTCCGTAACAAACACATTATGATAGATTTGGGTACcggaaataacaataaaattaattgggcACTTGAAGACAAACAAGAAATGATAGATATTGTTGAAACAGTGTATAGAGGTGCCAGAAAAGGACGCGGTTTAGTTGTTTCTCCTAAAGATTACTCTACAAAATACCGTTACTAA